TAACAATGAAATGAACGACCAAATGGTCAAACATACTTACTAGAATCAACGGTTGATCTCATACGGTAGATTTCTGTGTGCTTGCTTGTATAATTTTGTTATATATGGCAGTTTGAACACGATGATATCTATGATCCATCTTGAGGAGTGTTGCAACATTCTTATTAGACATCGGGATTGGTTAGACCATTAGGGTTCTGTTTCTATATATCTCGGGTCAATGTATCCATCCATTTACTCTATTATATGTTTTGGGTTTACCCTTGGTATTCTACCTcaatgttttttatttatttatttttattttttttgaaatgcAAGGCCCCAAAGTTTGTGTAGCTAGTGAGTATTGAACCTGGGTCTCTTTTAAAGTGAAAATTTACTTCGTGTCGCTATCTTCAACATGGAAAAGTAGAAAAAACAAGTTCTCCATAATAAAAGGTGTGCCATAAATAGTAGGCATATGCTTCATGAAACATAGACTAAAAGTGATATTCTGGCTTTTTCTACAGGTTGCAATTGGCGGTGGTGGTGGAAATATTGGGAAGAGCATCAATTTTGGTGGTGGTGATggaggtgatgatgatggtgatgatgacgaTTACTTTGATGAATTTGATGATGGCGATGAAGGGGATGATGGTGGTCTCTTTAGGAGGCGAATTATTTTACCAGAGGTTGTGAAGCATTTTTatactttttcttttctttttcttaaaCTAGATTATTACGTAACATATCTTGCGTATACGGTGAAGAATAATGCTTTTTCTGTACATTTTGCCAGTTATTTGACCGTAAATTTCTTGAGGCTGTATTGAATGAGTGGCAAAAGACAATGATGGATTTGCCATCTGGACTGCGACAAGCTTATGAAATGGTAAATGTTACTAgttcttaataattaataatatattcatAAACTGGACAATTTCTATAATCTTTATTGTGCATATTAGGGTTTGGTCAGCTCAGCTCAATTGGTAAAATATAAAGCAATGAATGCAAGGCCGACAACTGCTAGGTTTATCTCACGTTCGCTTCCTCAAGTGTTGTCTAGAGGATTTGTTCCCAGGTAATATTAAGagttttttatattttaatattttttgtcaattataatatataactagttgtggagccctcgcttcgcgccgggggctccgttttaaatgcgagttaaaaaaaaaaagtcgtggtctattttgtaaaaaagaatttttttcgacatctaacattgaagggttgttctttttgtgaaagttgcttcttttagcgctcctgtttttttttttttttttttttaagttagttgatctattttgtaaaaaataatgtttttcgacatcttttggtagcaatgaagtgttgttcattttatgaaagttgcctcttttattgatgaaaaaaaaaggtagttgatttttttgtaaaaaaattttttttcgacatcttttggtaacattgaagtgttggttcttttacgaaagttgcttcttttatcgttggagaccaaaaaaaaaaaagttgaaatgacaaaaatacccctggttactattgatgaatagtgaaatAATGTTTTGtctcttttggtaacattgaagggttggttcttttacgaaaggtGCTTTTTTAtcgttggaaaaaaaaaaaaaatttgaaatggcaaaaatacccctggttactattgatgaaCAGTAAAATAGTGTTTTTGGCTTTTAGataatatgtaaatgtaaatgtaaattatCTTATGAAGTACTTACATAATAAGAAATTTGAATATTCATCAGTATTGTTTTATAGATTCTATAAGACCATGTGTACAATTTGCATGTAATAGAGAATACGTTTTTTGCGAATTTTTGTATGATAAGTCCTATCCTTATGATAAGTTTCCTTCCTGTTTATTCATCTgattgacttttttttttaatcaGGATGATTGCGGATCCTGCGTTTCTATATCGATTCCTTTTAGAGCAAGCAGCTACTATTGGTTCCTCTGTATTATGGGAGGTTAAAAATCGAAAAGAAAGGTATCATTTTTCCCTcctaaaaatataaacatataataAATATTCCATAATGCACAACTTAATGCCTTTATTATATGTTTTATGCTTCATTAGGATAAAGGATGAATGGGATCTGGCTCTGATTAACATTCTCACTGTAACAACATGCAATGCTATTGTTGTTTGGTCCCTTGCGCCTTGCCGCTCATACGGATATACATTCCGGTTTGATTTGCAAAATACGTTGCAAAAACTTCCGAACAATGTTTTTGAAAGAAGCTACCCGATGAGGGAATTTGACATGCATAAACGAGTCCAGTCGTTTTTCTACAAGGCTGCAGAGCTGTGTATGGTTGGTTTAACTTCAGGTGCAGTACAGGGTGGTCTTACAAACGTTGTTGCTCGAAAAAAGAAGGGAAggtatgtaatatatattatatgttcCCTTTCTTAGGtgttgtgtatatacatatatgtacacttTTGATTTGACTAAAATAAgactatatatataatttagacCGCTAAAGTACGTTTACTAATATATTACAATTACAGTTATGCTAGTTTGGATTTAGGAGTCTAAGATCTATAATTATGGTCTTCAGAAATAGCTTAAGTAGGTTTTATTAAAGTGCCTATTTGTTATTCTTATGCTGACTCGAGCTACATGTCAATGCGAGTCAGTAATTATGAACTTTacggtcattttgacccatgaccCGTAATAGATAATTTATAATCTGAGTCGGCACATTTATAGGTAAATGGGTCAAAGGATTCATTTCGGATACATAAGATAGTTTTATCTTCAACCTGTTTAAATTGCAACATTCAATTAATGCCATTATTTTGTGTAAATGTTCATGTGAGCGGCCTTACTTGATAAAAAGATTAAAAAAATCAATAGCACCTGTAAGcaagcagtgttgtaaaaaacggccGAGACGGGCGTCACAATGGTTTTACCGTGCTACTGTTGCAACAGACCTAGAAACGGTTAAAAAAGGCCAACGCTTAAAAAAAGGTCAACAACGCCAAAAAGACGGTCAACAACGGCCGAGACGGTAAAAATCGGCCGAGACGGATGTTGACCAACGTTGATTTTTTAAATATATTTCAAAATTAAACATTTGAAACATAAATATTTGAAATTAAAGGCAAATATCTATGTTTACTTTGAATTATTTATGTTTAAAATGTTTatgtttgaaatatatataaaaagtcaacgttggtcaacatccgtttcgaccgcGTCTCGACCCCCTTTTTTCCACGTTTTAAGGTCcctaccgtctcgaccccgtctcgtgtctttttcaaccttgcctGTTATCATTGGGTATATTCGATATTTGTACGTCGACAGTATAAGATATGTTACGTTTTGAAACTGTTGAAGTTTTTATTGTTGAATTTGTATCTTTTCTGACTTGTTTTGATGAACTTGATTGGTCAGATTATCTGTGACAACTCCATCCGTGAGTACTAATGCTCTCGGGTACGGCGCATTTCTCGGTATATATGCCAACTTGCGTTATCAACTTTTATGTGGATTTGATAGAGCTATGGTCACCCAATTCGACGTTATTGGAGTCGGATTGGCTTTTAGCACTGCTTTGAGGTATACTTAATTGGAAATCTGtttgtttttttcttttcttatacaactctttatttattatttactgtttggtatgtatatgtatatataatatatatatatatatatacagaatcaTGAATGCACATTTAGGAGAGACATCAAGGCTAGCCTGGCTTGGTGTGGAGGTGGACTTGTTAGCCCACTCAGACGACTTACTGAAACAAGCTTACAATCGACCAACATCTGAAACCGGCAACAGTTCTTCAACAAAATGGTTCATATCCAAGAACCCGGTAACGTCCGGGCTCGGGCTTCTCGGGTTTAAGCAGGACCAAAGTCAAACCAACACAGAGGGAGGTGCACCACTTCCCCCAAAGGCCCGAAGAAAAAGAATAGTTAGGAGAAAAGTGACAACCTGAGTGCATGCACGGATTGGGCGAGTCaactcatttttgtaacatactGATGTGGGCTAACGATAGTGACAATGGGAAAACCTCATTTTGACATAATTGGAATCGATTAAATACTGCTACTATATACTTGCAATGCACAGGGAGATTTTTGCAGTTCTCATTATCGCCTACATTGAGATTTGTAACTTGAATTGAAATGTGAGTTTTGAACATATATTCAGAATCATGTATTTCGAGTAGGAGAGAAGCTCGCTTTTAAATTtgtatttgtaatttgtattttatttataGTCAGGTAGATTAATCTATACTAGATCTGCATATGTTTATTTCGTATGTTTTTGATTTGGCGTTGATTTTCATATAACAAGTGATCATCAAAGTCCATGTAAACATGTCTCTTAAGTCATTTCATCAAACAGTATATGTGCCTTTTCTAGTCTGTCATTGTGCAAACAACCTGGGAAACTGAATTCCGTTGAGGCATTTTATCGAACAGGTTCAGAGCATAGTTATTCTTTTGTTTTTTTTGGAGTGAACAGAGATCAAGTGAGTCATTTGGCTGAATAGTTTATGAGCTTCATCGGTCTAACCCACTTTGCTGGAAGATGAGGGCTCCATTCTCTATAACAGAGTGAAGCCTGGCTTTCACTATTCTTGAAATTATGACTTTTTTGTGCCTGTGGTACCTCATTTCTACAACAGTTTGCATGCCACATCCCTATTAACTCCGGTGATCCCTTATTTTTTACAAATGTTGTCTTGGTCGTCCCTCCGTCTATAAACGATTCTGCATGCCACGTCCCTATGTATGGAGGGACCACCAATGCAGCATTTGTAAAATCAGGGGATCAATGGAGCTAAAAAAAAACAACAGGGATGCGACATGCGAAATGATGTATTAATGAGGAACCGGCGGCGAAAAAAGTCAAAATTTATacttttataagttttaacataTGTAAAGATTGTGAATAACTGTATCCGTTTGTCATTTTAAACATACTCGATACACCAACCACTATCTATACAGAGTAACCATGTAGTTTGCTCAAAATCGACCATATATAGTTGATTTTGTAACCTAACAATTGCAAAATTACACTTACTAGAAAACAATAATGATACAGATTTTAATTTGAGCTGCCCAGGTAGACATAACGCTCATATTGATACAcatagtaattaatattaatacatgtcTGCAAATTGTAAGCTTTTTGATAAAATGGatcaacttaatttaaaattttgttctgCAGAAATGTTGAAAATAGTATCTATCAACAATcaacaatttataataataatataaataaaaatgtttGAGTAGCTTCTCTCTGCCTTGTCGCATCATCCTTAGGCGAAACAAGTCATAAAGTACAAAAGCGTTACAGGAAATGCAACTATATCGTCAAATATCACCTTGCACCGAGAAAAAAATATAGGAGACCGAAAGAGTTACTTATCTATATTTTAGTATTAAAGCGTTCTCTATCAGTCTCCAACCTTCGAAATTTTGTCATTTGGATTGCGGGGAATATTAGACAACATTTAAGGTTTGGGTTAATTGTACTCTTTAAACAGTTAATTAATAGGGAGTAATAAGTTATTAAGGTTTTATCAACATTAAGGTGGCCTCAATGTTGGAAGTTTAAAAGCTTTTAATTTAGCTTTGATTAACAAATGGAGGTGGCGTTTTATTTCCAATTCGGACGAATTGTGGGCAAaggttattatttctatttatggtAATAATGTTCTAAGTCCCACTTCCAATTGCACAAGTTTGTGGGGAAATATCATCTTAGCTTGTTCCAAAACTACGAGGGACAGTATGTTGCCTTCAGATATATTTAAGATGGATATTGGTAATGGTAGCAACACTAGTTTTTGGCACGATGTTTGGTGTGGTAATAAATCTTTAGCCTCTCAATTTAATCGTATTTTCCATTTGGATTTGGGTCAAGATGATAGCATTGCCGATAAATACATTAATGGCGATTGGCAATTCATTTGGTCCAGAGATTCGATTGGTAGCCGAAATATTGATATGGTTAATGATCTTCGTAGTATGTTGAATGATTTCATTCTTACGGACCGCGATGATCGTTGGTTGTGTACTTTGAGTAATGATGGTCTGTACACACTTAAAGTGGCGAGAGATTATATAGATCGTTCCAAGCTTCCAGATTCTGGTATTTCTACTACATGGTTTAAGTACTTGCCTAGAAAAGTTAACGTTTTTTTGTGGCGTTTTAGACTTGATGCTCTTGCCGTTCGTTGGAATCTATCCGCAAAAGGTATAGACATTAATTCTATCGTTTGTCCTTTATGTTCTAATGGTGTCAAAACCCGGGATCATTTATTTTTTAATTGTTCGGTGACGAGAAATGTTTGGCTCAAGATCAGGGTTTGGTTAGATTGTAACATGCCTTGTTTTTCTTCATGGGATTCTTTTTTAGTTTGGATCGAGGGGGTTCGTTTATCTACTTCGTGTCAAAGTCAGATCGTGGCAATCATGTGTGCTTCATTATGGGTTTTATGGCGATATCGTAACGGTGTTGTTTTTAACGAGTCGTTTTGTAATCTTAGTAGTTTGTTTGATGTTATTAGATTACTTACTTTTCGTTGGATTAAATATAGGAGTCATTTAGTTTCAAATTGGAACTTATGGCTTGCTATGCCTTTGTAATTCTCTCTTAGCGTCTTGCTAGGGAGTGTTTGTTTTGAGTTTTATATATTcttggccgttaaaaaaaaaaaaaaaaaaaaacccaaaaatatacAACTTATGGAGAAATGAGTTACAGATACATAAACAACAACAATACTCATTATTCAAGTTTAGATACATTGACAAGGTATTTACACCCTGAAATGTAAATAAACATGAACGTACATAAACAAATAAGGAACTCATGATACAATTATATTATTGTACTGTGACAAGCAGCGCTTTTTATTTTATTGTAGCTTAGTTTTCGATTCGTCGTTAAGTCAAGTAGACTCGATCACTAACGCAAGCTACCGAGGTTTAATGACGATTACCTACCTACAACGAATTTGACCGTTCAAAATGAAGCAGTTTGGTGGTACGGTTTTGCGACATTCTTGTTGGCacctcatattatctttataatatagaACACATGTAACTATTTCGCTTCTACACGGAGTAGGTTGACACCTCACATTCTTCTTACATGTCCATTCGACTCTATTGGATAATTTATCAAGTTTATCTTTTTTATCCGCAATCTTGTTAACTTTTCGAGGATCAATTCTTCTAATAGCTTGTATTATGCGATTAGATACACTGCTCGGAAGAATACTCAACTTACGATCTCGAATCCTGCAAATATTTTGCACaactttatatgtatatttatatatattgtttatCATATCAGTTTATTATAAACTGATAGTATAGTATCTGGTGTCACTTTTTCCTATTAGATAGCTTATTTTAATAGTGTCATTTAAAAAAATTGCACTAAGTCGCGTATTTTACTGGAAGCACGTGCTAGTGCGCTACCATTGCTAGCCTTATAAAATCGCCCCTGAGTTTATACAACGTAATACatgatttaaatttaaataaaaaagaaacaaaggttgaaATATATACCTAGCGTCACCGATGTCATTTGCATTTGCATTTGCATTTGCATAGAAAGAACAGACCAAAAGTGCAGTTAGAATGAACATACAACAACTCCTGTAGTAGAAGATTGTCATTTTGATTGTATTGATGAGGAGGCTAACTAATGATATTATCCTTTTATAGGCCAAAAGTCCAAAAGTCAGTCCACTTAGGATACTCATATTATTCCATTACAGTCCACTTGGTCCACTCACATTATTATTGCTCACAAAGGCCAAAATTTAGGTCCAAAATTGTTAATTGAATTCTCAACGATACAACGAACCTTCAACAACCTTGCAAAATAGAGAGACAATTACATTGTTACAAGTGATTCGATATGAGTTCGTAGATATATAATTAATTAACAAGTGGATAATTTGATCATCTTCCAATGGCAGTGGCGGAAGCAGGATTTTTcttcaccgggggcgaaattttttttttaaaaccgtagcaacttttttggacaaaatacggagtttttgggacaaaaattggaggtttttaggcaaaattttgaggtttttggataaaatttaaaggtttgtgggcaaaatttgaaggttttgaggcaaaatttagagaattgtgggcaaaatttgaaggttttgaggcaaaatatgtaggttttggggcaaatggcttttgggtttggggcaaaatgaaaaaaaatccaaatttttacactaaaatttcgaaatcgactGGGGGCGGCCGCCCCTGCCCCCCTTCTAAATTCGCCCCTGTCCAATGGGCTAATGGTTGGTTATAGGGTCTAGATTAATGGTTGGAGCATATATATCAGGATCTTTCAATCAGACTGACACAATTGTATCACAACTACTAGATGTTGGAAAAACTTGATAAAAACATGTGTTTTCACCAAACTTTGGACACTAATAATTATATGTTCGAGTGACATATAATAGTTACTATTTAGTGAGTTTTGTAGTCCTTGGCGAGGGCTTAAAAATGAGTTAAAGAGTGTCCAAAACGGATTaaatgtgaatgagatatcgaatctcaaagttgcCAGTTTGGTGTAAAATCTAGAAGTTTTAGTATTTTGTCTCACATCGGTTGTGGGAACAAACCTAAGGCTATAGTCTCCACTATAAATAAAGGCCTTAGGCTTTGAAGGAAAATACACCAAAAATCATATAAGCATTCTTATATGATTAGAGTTTCCTCTCAGCCGCAACAAGGTCTCCCTGTTCCggttacctttcaggcaagtgttcaagtccggcagtacgttgcttcggaccggtgtaccctgggaacagacgtcgaatctgtttaagggaattgtgtcaaacacaagcccggttcaaccttcaattcggttagatcgttctatATTTTCGTTCTTGATCTGATTATTTATTTTTGTGTGAATATTATAATCCGATTTAAGTtgtgatatgtttatattattttcagtttcgtatacatttttcctacaaacttaaacagatttACAGAGAGACATATATGAGCCATAATTATTCCATATGAAAGTAATTAATCCTTGTGATCATTCATTTATTCAGTGTAAATCTGTAATAACCCAAAAGAAGAGTTTTTTTAGCCATTTTCTGATATAAATGGTATTATATGCATACGCATATActacatgtgacgatcgctccaaatccatatggacgaacacgtcattaatcgatttcattgcgaggtatttgacctctatatgatatgttttgtaaacattgcattcttttgaaaaggcacaccataaatgaatatttaaatcaaaggttttcgacatttgatgatttctacatatagacaattaccgtaaataatagtttacaatagtacttccattgacaatgcagtcaaaataagatacacggtgatgatttggtgaatgcaacgtttccttgataaacatgtcatgtaagactccatgcacatagcttgtctaacatataagcaaacagcggaagactcctagggaacctgagaataaacatgctaacaagtgtcaacacaaaggttggtgagttcatagttttaatgttttgcataatctgtacataaagatggatcacaagatttcagttgtttcatccagaaacgtttatcaaaatattctacaagattgagcaccctggtaactaaactttaacgttataataagtacccctgttttaacatacatgcaaccaacatgtacaatacacgcaaaccaacgtgtactaaactcaaatagcacacgtctgttttatagttcaggctagagtttctatatCTGGAACAGAcgggggtgataatgctaaaaacgaacatatatttcatagcattattcctcaagaaagacaagcttttagttgcaattgttctatttacaagtgatattcgtttgtataataaaaggtgaagacaaaagacagattcgacgaattttagacgcaaacgaccaaaaagctcaaaagtacaaaagacaatcaaaaaggttccaattattgataagaaacgtctcgaaattacaaaagtacaagattcaaaacgcaaagtacaagatattaaattgtacgcgaggacgttcgaaaatccggaaccgggaccagagtcaactcttaacgctcgacgcaacggactaaaaattacaagttaactatgtatataaatataatataatatataattaattatattaattatatatatattatatttataaataaaaaaccgtcggcagagaaaaactccaaggactgagctgtaaaagtaacctccgcgactcgcggagtttgaagaggttttcaccgcgagtcgcggagccccaaaattgaaaactgcctataaagccaaccgaattctgatcaaaatcatcatctttttcttcctcattcatacgtaaaatttatatttatatttataatttatattttaattttaattataattctaataataagggtatgttagcgaatattgtaagggtgtaagtcgaaattctgtccgtgtaacgctacgctatttttaatcattgtaagttatgttcaacctttttacattaatgtctcgtagctaagttattattatgcttatttaaaacgaagtaatcatgatgttgggctaattactaaaattgggtaattgggctttgtaccataattggggtttggacaaaagaacgacacttgtggaaattagactatgggctattaatgggctttatatttgtttaactaaatgaaagtttgttaatgttaatataaagatttacaattgggcgtccctataaattaccatatacactcaatcggacacgatgggcggggtatttatatgtacgaataatcgttcatttaaccggacacgggaatggattaatagccactagaataattaaaacaggggtgaaattacattcaagggtaattggtgtaattgttaacaaagtagtaaaaccttggtttacacgcagtcgataacctggtgtattcattaaacaaagtattaaaaccttgttacaattcgaatccccaattagttggaatatttaacttcgggtataagaataatttgatgaggacactcgcactttatatttatgactgatggactgttatggacaaaaaccagacggacatattaaataatccaggacaaaggacaattaacccatgggcataaaactaaaatcaacacgtcaaacatcatgattacggaagtttaaataagcataattcttttatttcatatttaatttcctttattttatatttaattgcacttctaattatcgcacttttatttattgttatttaatcgcacttttaattatcgtactttttaattatcgcaattttattttatc
This genomic window from Rutidosis leptorrhynchoides isolate AG116_Rl617_1_P2 chromosome 2, CSIRO_AGI_Rlap_v1, whole genome shotgun sequence contains:
- the LOC139890842 gene encoding protein RETICULATA-RELATED 6, chloroplastic-like yields the protein MSHTVFQTGQIMPINTHLIIPTIKTISSAAPANLLLPVSGHRIPPLNRKCLLVRNSSAIVDGDSVAGLERCFRMSPAECPTSAPASSYGPVMKGGQYGAFGAVTLEKSKLDMTQKQTKSSPEVAIGGGGGNIGKSINFGGGDGGDDDGDDDDYFDEFDDGDEGDDGGLFRRRIILPELFDRKFLEAVLNEWQKTMMDLPSGLRQAYEMGLVSSAQLVKYKAMNARPTTARFISRSLPQVLSRGFVPRMIADPAFLYRFLLEQAATIGSSVLWEVKNRKERIKDEWDLALINILTVTTCNAIVVWSLAPCRSYGYTFRFDLQNTLQKLPNNVFERSYPMREFDMHKRVQSFFYKAAELCMVGLTSGAVQGGLTNVVARKKKGRLSVTTPSVSTNALGYGAFLGIYANLRYQLLCGFDRAMVTQFDVIGVGLAFSTALRIMNAHLGETSRLAWLGVEVDLLAHSDDLLKQAYNRPTSETGNSSSTKWFISKNPVTSGLGLLGFKQDQSQTNTEGGAPLPPKARRKRIVRRKVTT